A part of Myxococcus landrumus genomic DNA contains:
- a CDS encoding carbohydrate-binding protein, whose protein sequence is MTRNRLLASLCGALLALSATGCSADSGSNGATSPGDTQSPSEQPQHPTPDPTPTPTPTPNPEPTPDPTPVPEPTPNPDPTPNPDPTPNPNPNPASTDKFGVKMLYPSKSGGEAWALADNPNSDPRFDPQGTVTRNADGSWKMKSNKVRMGVTTSTGYSAAKIPTYDRDVLSSRGYMQAANDWRNVEMTGFVKLNAASDTSDNFDWYARGGKHNDKNSGCEGSSYKGGLHYDGRARWQKETWHVSYEQAPYKPATSALRGRWVGFKAVMRNTSVNGKEAVRLELYVNENADKVTWKKVHDMVDAGDWGGDAQHCGGATGPMPITWGGPIATFRWDNAEDVDFKWMSVREIQP, encoded by the coding sequence TTGACCCGGAATCGTCTTCTCGCCTCTTTGTGCGGGGCCTTGCTCGCGCTGTCCGCCACGGGCTGCAGTGCTGACTCGGGCTCCAACGGAGCGACTTCCCCTGGTGACACCCAGTCCCCCTCCGAGCAGCCGCAGCACCCGACGCCTGACCCCACGCCGACGCCGACTCCGACTCCGAACCCCGAGCCGACGCCAGACCCGACGCCTGTTCCGGAGCCGACCCCGAATCCCGATCCAACGCCGAATCCCGATCCGACGCCCAATCCCAATCCCAACCCCGCGAGCACGGACAAGTTCGGCGTGAAGATGCTGTACCCGTCCAAGTCCGGGGGCGAGGCCTGGGCGCTGGCGGACAATCCCAACTCGGACCCCCGGTTTGATCCACAGGGCACCGTCACCCGCAACGCGGATGGCTCCTGGAAGATGAAGAGCAACAAGGTCCGCATGGGCGTGACGACGTCCACGGGCTACTCGGCCGCGAAGATTCCCACGTATGACCGGGACGTGCTGTCCAGCCGGGGCTACATGCAGGCGGCCAATGACTGGCGCAACGTGGAGATGACGGGCTTCGTGAAGCTCAACGCCGCGTCGGACACGTCGGACAACTTCGACTGGTATGCGCGTGGCGGCAAGCACAACGACAAGAACTCGGGCTGCGAGGGCAGCAGCTACAAGGGCGGTCTGCACTACGACGGCCGCGCCCGGTGGCAGAAGGAGACGTGGCACGTCTCGTACGAGCAGGCGCCCTACAAGCCCGCGACGTCCGCGCTGCGAGGCCGCTGGGTGGGCTTCAAGGCGGTGATGCGCAACACCTCCGTCAACGGCAAGGAGGCCGTGCGCCTGGAGTTGTACGTCAACGAGAACGCCGACAAGGTGACGTGGAAGAAGGTCCACGACATGGTGGACGCGGGGGACTGGGGCGGTGATGCCCAGCACTGCGGCGGCGCCACCGGCCCCATGCC
- a CDS encoding SCP2 sterol-binding domain-containing protein, whose product MPKFPSKEWLDEAVRLTNEDPECAVAGKGWKGDFGAVIEAEPGKLPKSFVVHVVPGDCRIEKARVLADPDDLDELEPVYLARAPYTVWKQLLQGTLDPVEAVLKRRITMKGDLQPLIERMKYKGIADRVFARLQTQFVDEP is encoded by the coding sequence ATGCCGAAGTTTCCGTCGAAGGAGTGGCTGGACGAGGCCGTCCGGCTCACGAACGAAGACCCCGAGTGCGCCGTGGCCGGCAAGGGCTGGAAGGGCGACTTCGGAGCCGTCATCGAAGCCGAGCCGGGCAAGCTGCCCAAGTCCTTCGTGGTGCATGTCGTCCCTGGGGACTGCCGCATCGAGAAGGCGCGTGTGCTCGCGGACCCCGATGACCTGGATGAGCTGGAGCCCGTGTATCTGGCGCGTGCGCCGTACACGGTCTGGAAGCAGCTCCTCCAGGGGACGTTGGATCCGGTGGAGGCGGTGCTCAAGCGCCGCATCACCATGAAGGGTGACCTTCAGCCGCTCATCGAGCGCATGAAGTACAAGGGCATCGCGGACCGCGTCTTCGCGCGGCTGCAAACGCAGTTCGTTGACGAGCCGTAG
- a CDS encoding ATP-dependent helicase, whose protein sequence is MSTSPTLAPANSSSRIDYAGQLNEEQLQAVDAGAGPVLVIAGAGSGKTRTLTFRVARMLERGVPPENLLLLTFTNKAAREMSRRVRELVGSFVDVERILGGTFHHVAHTLLRQHASALGYSERFTVLDREDARDLMVSCLAERKLKSDRRIPRPELVLELVSLATNLQQSLSDVLVDRRPLFVPMAPEVFVTATRYRQRKAQLNLMDFDDLLLNLKRLLVEQPSVRAQLAERFRSVLVDEYQDTNKLQGELVDLLAGERGDLTVVGDDCQSIYSFRGAHFSNIIDFPARHPGCAVFTLTRNYRSTPEVLRLANAVIARNERQFPKVLMAQRAPGPRPQVVPALDAADQATWVAGRISELREGGLPLEAMAVLYRAHNHSLELQLELARRGIPFRVRSGVRFFEQPHVKDVLAHLRLVNNPGDELAFKRVVRAVPGVGPTTAEHLWTALRALPEGLSLGEGLARDEVQSHLSRKSRPAFERFAGLMGRMGRPGAVADPGGLIEEVLAGGYAEALAAEATPEDGREEDLRQLAEFARRFEDLPRFLSELALVAEFAAKEALGADAGGDVLTLSTVHQAKGLEWRAVFVLWLVDGRFPMSQAARTAEEEEEERRLFYVATTRARDALALVYPLSVLPRDGERILLRPSRFLEELPAGEGAPYERLVLASTEAVRAGPSLGSDGPVALVSLEED, encoded by the coding sequence ATGTCCACCTCGCCCACGCTCGCCCCGGCGAACTCCTCGTCGCGCATCGACTACGCCGGGCAGCTCAACGAGGAGCAGTTGCAGGCGGTGGACGCGGGGGCGGGGCCGGTGTTGGTCATCGCCGGAGCGGGCTCCGGCAAGACGCGCACGCTCACCTTCCGGGTGGCGCGCATGCTCGAGCGGGGTGTGCCTCCCGAGAACCTGCTCCTGCTGACCTTCACCAACAAGGCGGCCCGGGAGATGTCCCGGCGCGTGAGGGAGCTGGTGGGCTCCTTCGTGGACGTGGAGCGCATCCTCGGAGGCACGTTCCACCACGTCGCGCACACGTTGCTGCGGCAGCACGCGAGCGCGCTGGGGTACTCGGAGCGCTTCACCGTCCTGGACCGGGAGGATGCCCGGGACTTGATGGTGTCCTGCCTGGCCGAGCGCAAGCTCAAGAGCGACAGGCGCATCCCCCGGCCGGAGCTGGTGCTGGAGCTGGTGTCGCTGGCGACGAACCTCCAGCAGTCCCTCTCGGACGTCCTCGTCGACCGGCGCCCCCTCTTCGTGCCCATGGCCCCCGAGGTGTTCGTCACGGCGACGCGCTACCGGCAGCGCAAGGCGCAGCTGAACCTGATGGACTTCGATGACCTGCTCCTCAACCTGAAGCGGCTGCTCGTCGAACAGCCCTCGGTGCGGGCGCAGCTCGCGGAGCGCTTCCGCAGCGTCCTCGTGGACGAGTACCAGGACACCAACAAGCTCCAGGGCGAGCTGGTGGATCTGCTCGCCGGGGAGCGCGGCGACCTGACGGTGGTGGGCGACGACTGCCAGTCCATCTACAGCTTCCGGGGCGCGCACTTCTCCAACATCATCGACTTCCCCGCGCGCCACCCGGGCTGCGCCGTCTTCACCCTCACGCGCAACTACCGCTCCACCCCAGAGGTCCTCCGGCTCGCGAACGCCGTCATCGCCCGGAACGAGCGGCAGTTCCCCAAGGTGCTCATGGCCCAGCGCGCGCCGGGGCCTCGGCCTCAGGTCGTGCCGGCGCTGGATGCGGCGGATCAAGCCACGTGGGTCGCGGGGCGAATCTCGGAGCTGCGCGAGGGCGGGCTGCCCCTGGAGGCGATGGCCGTCCTCTACCGCGCGCACAACCACTCGCTGGAGCTCCAGCTGGAGCTGGCCCGTCGGGGCATTCCGTTCCGGGTCCGCTCCGGCGTCCGGTTCTTCGAGCAGCCCCATGTCAAGGATGTGCTGGCCCACCTGCGACTGGTGAACAACCCCGGGGACGAGCTCGCCTTCAAGCGGGTGGTGCGCGCGGTGCCAGGGGTAGGACCCACGACGGCGGAGCACCTGTGGACCGCCCTGCGCGCCCTGCCGGAGGGGCTCTCCCTGGGCGAGGGCCTGGCGCGCGACGAGGTCCAATCCCACCTGTCTCGCAAGTCCCGGCCCGCCTTCGAGCGCTTCGCCGGGTTGATGGGGCGGATGGGACGTCCGGGGGCCGTGGCGGACCCGGGGGGGCTCATCGAGGAGGTCCTGGCGGGAGGGTACGCGGAGGCGCTCGCGGCGGAGGCGACCCCCGAGGACGGCCGGGAGGAGGACCTGCGGCAACTGGCCGAGTTCGCCCGCCGGTTCGAGGACCTGCCCCGCTTCCTGTCGGAGCTCGCGCTGGTCGCCGAGTTCGCCGCGAAGGAGGCCCTGGGGGCCGATGCGGGCGGGGACGTCCTGACACTCTCCACGGTCCACCAGGCCAAGGGGTTGGAGTGGCGGGCCGTCTTTGTCCTCTGGTTGGTGGATGGGCGCTTCCCCATGTCCCAGGCTGCTCGGACGGCCGAGGAGGAGGAGGAAGAACGGCGGCTTTTCTACGTCGCCACCACCCGTGCGCGGGACGCACTGGCGCTGGTGTACCCCCTGTCGGTGCTGCCCCGGGATGGGGAGCGAATCCTGCTGCGCCCGTCCCGCTTCCTGGAGGAACTTCCGGCCGGGGAGGGGGCGCCCTACGAGCGGCTCGTCCTGGCTTCCACCGAGGCGGTACGCGCGGGACCCTCCCTGGGGTCCGATGGCCCGGTGGCGCTCGTATCCCTGGAGGAAGACTGA
- a CDS encoding TerC family protein, with protein sequence MEPLHTVGSPVLWGGFVAFVIAMLALDLGVFHRKAHVVGFKEALGWSTVWISLALVFNGFMWWKFGSGPAVEFLTGYLIEKSLSIDNVFVFVVIFSALRIPQLYQHRVLFWGILSALVLRAIMIFAGVAMLERFHWLIYVFGLFLILTGVKLFIQRNKEDHPEDGWMMRTVRRAIPSTTNFDGHHFFTVENGRKLATPLLMALVLVEASDILFALDSIPAIFAVTRDPFIVFTSNIFAILGLRSLFFLLAGAVEKFSYLKVGLSGVLIFVGTKMAIIDIVKIHPMVSLAVIAAMLGASIVASLLKARHLPAHPPATPADPLAKPSES encoded by the coding sequence ATGGAACCCCTACATACCGTCGGAAGTCCCGTCCTCTGGGGCGGCTTCGTCGCTTTCGTCATCGCCATGCTCGCGCTGGACCTGGGCGTCTTCCACCGGAAGGCGCACGTCGTGGGCTTCAAGGAGGCGCTTGGCTGGAGCACGGTGTGGATCAGCCTCGCCCTCGTCTTCAACGGGTTCATGTGGTGGAAGTTCGGGAGCGGACCGGCGGTGGAGTTCCTCACCGGCTATCTCATCGAGAAGTCGCTCTCCATCGACAACGTCTTCGTCTTCGTCGTCATCTTCTCGGCGCTGCGAATCCCCCAGCTCTACCAGCACCGGGTGCTCTTCTGGGGCATCCTCAGCGCGCTGGTGCTGCGGGCCATCATGATCTTCGCGGGCGTGGCGATGCTGGAGCGCTTCCACTGGCTCATCTACGTCTTCGGCCTGTTCCTCATCCTCACGGGCGTGAAGCTCTTCATCCAGCGCAACAAGGAGGACCACCCCGAGGACGGGTGGATGATGCGCACGGTGCGCCGGGCCATCCCCTCCACCACGAACTTCGACGGGCACCACTTCTTCACGGTGGAGAACGGCCGCAAGCTGGCCACGCCGCTGCTGATGGCGCTGGTGCTGGTAGAGGCGTCGGACATCCTGTTCGCGCTCGACTCCATCCCGGCCATCTTCGCCGTCACGAGAGATCCGTTCATCGTCTTCACGTCCAACATCTTCGCCATCCTGGGCCTGCGCTCGCTGTTCTTCCTGCTGGCCGGGGCAGTGGAGAAGTTCAGCTACCTGAAGGTGGGCTTGTCGGGCGTGCTCATCTTCGTGGGCACGAAGATGGCGATCATCGACATCGTGAAGATCCACCCGATGGTGTCGCTGGCGGTCATCGCCGCGATGCTGGGCGCGAGCATCGTCGCCTCGCTGCTCAAGGCGCGGCACCTGCCCGCGCATCCGCCCGCGACGCCGGCGGATCCGCTGGCCAAGCCGTCTGAGAGCTGA
- a CDS encoding Hsp70 family protein gives MADRPRIVGIDLGTTNTLVASVRNRIPKIVPTDRGNLILPTVVALSGKGDLLVGGVAKDQMITNPRNTLWGTKRLIGRKYHSKSVEDLRGSFPYDIVEGTNGDAAVMMGGKLYSLPQVSSFVLAQLKTIAEQFLGGPIDAAVISVPAYYNDNQRQAVKEAGRLAGFDVKRIVNEPTAAALAYGFNRGLDQKILVYDLGGGTFDVSVLHLAGNVFEVLATGGDTFLGGADFDNRIIEYVLERFREETKVDLTENPIALQRIKNAAEAAKIDLTLIPNVVIDLPFIDERKGKPLDLRIPLTREFLNSLTGDLVDRTFEICDRVLAEKGINRSDIDEIILVGGQSRMPLVQQKIQAHFGKPPRKGVHPDECVALGAALLGDSLGSIDAVTLLDAVSMPIGYALPNGRVKRIIEKNSLIPMVKSFRLPPPKEPSSPYIELDIFQGDSDLMVDNEYLGTVRVSSAAAGRKIDFRLTEECLLQVAVEDSSGMRKVDLATRDTPEQLKKALQEVSARNTQQVSSSNGTSDDRGLFSSIKSIFRRG, from the coding sequence ATGGCGGACAGACCTCGCATCGTCGGGATTGACCTGGGCACCACCAACACGCTGGTGGCGTCCGTGCGCAACCGCATCCCGAAGATCGTCCCCACGGACCGCGGCAACCTCATCCTCCCCACCGTCGTGGCCCTTTCGGGCAAGGGCGACCTGCTGGTGGGTGGGGTGGCCAAGGACCAGATGATCACCAACCCCCGGAACACGCTCTGGGGGACCAAGCGGCTCATCGGTCGCAAGTACCACTCCAAGTCCGTGGAGGACCTGCGCGGCTCCTTCCCCTACGACATCGTCGAGGGGACCAACGGCGACGCCGCGGTGATGATGGGCGGCAAGCTGTACTCGCTGCCCCAGGTCTCCAGCTTCGTGCTGGCCCAGCTCAAGACCATCGCCGAGCAGTTCCTGGGCGGCCCCATCGACGCGGCCGTCATCTCCGTCCCGGCCTACTACAACGACAACCAGCGCCAGGCGGTGAAGGAAGCGGGCCGGTTGGCGGGCTTCGACGTCAAGCGCATCGTCAACGAGCCCACCGCGGCCGCGCTGGCGTACGGCTTCAACCGGGGCCTGGACCAGAAGATCCTCGTCTATGACCTGGGCGGCGGCACCTTCGACGTCTCCGTGCTCCACCTGGCCGGCAATGTCTTCGAGGTCCTCGCCACGGGCGGCGACACCTTCCTGGGCGGCGCGGACTTCGACAACCGCATCATCGAGTACGTCCTGGAGCGCTTCCGCGAGGAGACCAAGGTCGACCTCACAGAGAACCCCATCGCGCTCCAGCGCATCAAGAACGCCGCCGAGGCGGCGAAGATCGACCTGACGCTGATCCCCAACGTCGTCATCGACCTGCCCTTCATCGACGAGCGCAAGGGCAAGCCGCTCGACCTGCGGATTCCCCTGACGCGCGAGTTCCTCAACAGCCTCACCGGCGACCTGGTGGACCGCACGTTCGAGATTTGTGATCGCGTGCTGGCGGAGAAGGGCATCAACCGCTCGGACATCGACGAGATCATCCTGGTGGGCGGCCAGAGCCGCATGCCGCTGGTGCAGCAGAAGATCCAGGCCCACTTCGGCAAGCCGCCCCGCAAGGGCGTCCACCCGGACGAGTGCGTGGCGCTGGGCGCCGCGCTCCTGGGTGACTCGCTCGGCAGCATCGACGCGGTGACGCTGCTGGACGCGGTCTCCATGCCCATCGGCTACGCGCTGCCCAACGGCCGCGTGAAGCGCATCATCGAGAAGAACTCACTCATCCCCATGGTGAAGAGCTTCCGCCTTCCTCCGCCCAAGGAGCCCAGCTCGCCTTACATCGAGCTGGACATCTTCCAGGGGGACAGCGACCTGATGGTGGACAACGAGTACCTGGGGACGGTGCGCGTGTCGTCCGCCGCGGCGGGGCGGAAGATTGATTTCCGGCTCACCGAGGAGTGTCTGCTCCAGGTGGCGGTGGAAGACTCCAGCGGCATGCGGAAGGTGGACCTGGCCACGCGAGACACCCCGGAGCAGCTCAAGAAGGCGCTCCAGGAGGTCTCCGCGCGCAACACCCAGCAGGTGTCCAGCTCCAACGGCACCAGCGATGACCGGGGCCTCTTCTCCAGCATCAAGAGCATCTTCCGGAGAGGGTAG